GAAGCTCTTGGTCTTGCTCAGCGGTCTGCATTCCGCGATCTTCACGATATCGCCCACCTTCGCATTGATGCAGGGCGGATTGTACGCGTGTATCTTCGACTGCCGCTTCTCGTAGCGATCATATTTCGCGATCTTCTTCAGGTACGAGCGCAGCACCACGACCGTCTTCGGCGCCTTATCGCTGACCACCTCACCCTCCAGGATCTGACCACGTACTGGCAAGGTCCCATGAAATGGGCAGTTGATATCGTCACATTCCTTCTCAGGTGCCTTCACATTGA
This sequence is a window from Methanomicrobia archaeon. Protein-coding genes within it:
- a CDS encoding 30S ribosomal protein S17; this encodes MRDIGLNVKAPEKECDDINCPFHGTLPVRGQILEGEVVSDKAPKTVVVLRSYLKKIAKYDRYEKRQSKIHAYNPPCINAKVGDIVKIAECRPLSKTKSFVVVEKR